Proteins encoded in a region of the Gallalistipes aquisgranensis genome:
- a CDS encoding hybrid sensor histidine kinase/response regulator transcription factor: protein MKRLFLFLVSALSALRLAGAAPECVFEHYSSLDGLPHNAVLDIYHDRQGFLWICTWYGLSRFDGYTFKNYQTLPGDCSPLTHNRFFKVTEDALGYLWVTTYDNKLFRFDRNREQFTDVVRASEKLAGTSFKVSRYLNASGHDTWIALEEAGLIRVTSGPDGEVNVTDYFDNEEIGKKITGLFEEKNGRIWVVSETGIACLSPSEKDYDISLFSSASDVSSIVEMDRFVCFGAGTELLVLDKRTGRVTRLHVCENDRIAALEKSPDHETLYIGTARSGIVIYTPRDGRTERAAGCPGRLREMVADSKGLVWVTTSSTGIVRFDPRTKNYKHFVHERNAVPYYNDSITKIVERNGVLWIKMNRFGFGYYDRKRDEVRPFYNVPSPGETSARMTNAITCFEVDPNNVLWLSTYSRGLTKGTIIQRQVSLLAPDKHPENMASNEIRALCRDRNGHLWLGTKTGNLFCYDSRFRQLHRFPEEGGPSRLGQIYTLKTDSRGDLWIGTRDNGVFRMHKEGERFRFTHFGHRDDDPFSLSNRTIFSIAEDGQGRMWFASYGGAVNLLESEEPPGPDGEGRGRFLHPGNSFPNFPAGHGQKARYILPDGNGRMMMGTIEGLILFDPTQTPEEMEFRLIQKIPGDTLSLGSNDIVHIMRDSKGRVWLSSLGGGLNRLTGYDGEGHPRFEVYSTRQGLSSNFVFASTEDAKGNLWLSTENGLSKFDPSTRTFSNYSRYDGIPPASFSEATALSLPDGRLLFGSTSRLFIITPDSIRSSKEDFHLTFTKFEIRNQEVSPGDDSPLKQSVSEAPDITLPYDYSLFRIEYASLNYRMQPRLNYTYILEGYQRDWTLAGNIRSATYSNVPPGHYRFKVRCYAEDNPNMNDERSLAITILPPPWKTTWAYIGYVILGTILLWTGWKIFFTLFSLRNRVRMERRMTEMKLRFFTNISHELRTPLTLILGGMEEVQKRERLSPRSESNLALARKNAGRMLNLINQLLDFRKIMSDKMELRVSRTEVTELARGVLADFESSAHERRIELTADLPPAGLQAWIHRSRIESVLNNLLANAFKFTPDGGRITLSVEHPEGSPEFTVTVSDTGIGIPREKQSYIFEPFAQVENKMRTGPGSGIGLALCKEIMELHHGSIRVESRPGAGSRFILTLKMGNAHFSMEQIDFTDGNRAYRTTSEYLTLSDDLPGGLNRNEPTAPADAPRVLLVEDNRELRIFLYNQLSETFRVTEASDGAEALVRIGEEEPDIVVTDLMMPNMDGLELVGHIRDNFATSHIPIVMLTAKTTIGSRLKAMRYGADDYLTKPFSIELLQARIDNLIAQRRKLFEKFTNLRTDAPAGESPETETPRKTVDLSPARIVVTDRDEEFLKEVTGWIEHNMDDPELTIDRLASHVGLGRTTMYNKLKSLTGKSPVELLREYRLARGRMLLESGQVSVSEAAYKVGFSDPGYFSKCFKEQYKVSAADFLKQVKTRNHSS from the coding sequence ATGAAACGATTGTTCCTGTTCCTCGTCTCCGCCCTGTCCGCCCTCCGTCTCGCAGGCGCCGCGCCCGAATGCGTGTTCGAGCACTATTCGTCGCTGGACGGACTGCCGCACAATGCCGTACTGGACATCTACCACGACCGGCAGGGTTTTCTGTGGATATGCACGTGGTACGGGCTGAGCCGTTTCGACGGGTACACGTTCAAGAACTACCAGACCCTGCCGGGCGACTGCTCGCCGCTCACCCACAACCGTTTCTTCAAAGTCACGGAAGACGCCCTGGGCTACCTCTGGGTCACAACCTACGACAACAAACTGTTCCGTTTCGACCGTAACCGGGAACAGTTTACGGACGTGGTGCGCGCCTCCGAAAAACTGGCCGGCACGAGTTTCAAGGTGAGCAGGTACCTCAACGCTTCGGGGCACGACACATGGATCGCCCTGGAGGAGGCGGGGCTGATCCGGGTGACGAGCGGGCCCGACGGCGAGGTGAACGTGACCGACTATTTCGACAACGAGGAGATCGGCAAAAAGATCACCGGCCTGTTCGAAGAGAAAAACGGCCGTATATGGGTCGTTTCGGAAACGGGCATCGCCTGTCTCTCGCCCTCGGAAAAGGACTACGACATTTCGCTCTTCTCCAGTGCGTCCGACGTCTCCTCGATCGTGGAGATGGACCGGTTCGTCTGTTTCGGAGCCGGTACCGAGCTGCTCGTCCTCGACAAACGGACCGGACGGGTTACCCGCCTGCACGTCTGCGAGAACGACCGTATCGCCGCACTCGAGAAATCGCCCGACCACGAAACCCTCTACATCGGTACGGCCCGCTCCGGTATCGTCATCTACACCCCGCGCGACGGACGGACAGAACGGGCCGCCGGTTGTCCGGGCCGCCTGCGGGAAATGGTCGCAGACAGCAAAGGACTCGTCTGGGTGACGACCTCCAGCACGGGTATCGTCCGGTTCGATCCCCGCACGAAAAACTACAAACATTTCGTCCACGAACGGAATGCGGTCCCCTACTACAACGACTCCATCACAAAAATCGTGGAGCGCAACGGAGTGCTGTGGATCAAGATGAACCGCTTCGGGTTCGGCTACTACGACCGCAAACGCGACGAGGTGCGTCCCTTCTACAACGTTCCTTCACCCGGGGAGACCTCCGCCCGAATGACGAACGCCATTACCTGTTTCGAAGTAGACCCCAACAACGTGCTCTGGCTCTCTACCTACTCGCGCGGCCTGACCAAAGGGACCATCATCCAGCGGCAGGTCTCTCTGCTCGCGCCGGACAAGCATCCGGAAAACATGGCTTCCAACGAGATACGGGCCCTGTGCCGCGACCGGAACGGCCACCTGTGGCTCGGCACGAAGACGGGAAACCTGTTCTGCTACGACAGCCGTTTCCGACAGCTGCACCGGTTCCCGGAAGAGGGAGGCCCTTCCCGGTTGGGACAGATCTATACGCTGAAGACGGATTCGCGCGGCGACCTGTGGATCGGTACCCGCGACAACGGTGTTTTCCGGATGCACAAAGAGGGGGAGCGTTTCCGCTTCACACACTTCGGCCACCGGGACGACGACCCGTTCAGCCTGAGCAACCGGACGATCTTTTCGATCGCCGAAGACGGACAGGGGCGCATGTGGTTCGCCTCCTACGGCGGGGCGGTCAACCTGCTCGAATCGGAAGAACCGCCGGGCCCCGACGGCGAGGGACGGGGACGTTTCCTCCACCCGGGCAACAGTTTCCCGAACTTTCCCGCCGGCCACGGACAGAAGGCCCGTTACATCCTGCCCGACGGAAACGGACGCATGATGATGGGAACCATCGAGGGGCTCATCCTCTTCGACCCGACACAGACGCCCGAAGAGATGGAGTTCCGCCTCATCCAGAAAATTCCCGGCGACACCCTCTCGCTGGGCAGCAACGACATCGTTCACATCATGCGCGATTCGAAAGGACGCGTGTGGCTCTCTTCGCTCGGAGGCGGGCTGAACCGGCTCACGGGATACGACGGCGAAGGACATCCCCGTTTCGAGGTGTACTCCACCCGACAGGGGCTTTCGAGCAACTTCGTCTTCGCCTCCACGGAGGATGCCAAGGGCAACCTTTGGCTCTCGACCGAGAACGGACTTTCGAAATTCGATCCCTCGACCCGGACATTCAGCAACTACTCCCGGTACGACGGCATTCCCCCCGCCTCGTTCAGCGAAGCTACGGCCCTCTCGCTGCCGGACGGACGGCTGCTGTTCGGCAGCACGTCCCGGCTCTTCATCATCACGCCCGACAGCATCCGCTCCTCGAAAGAGGATTTCCACCTCACCTTCACCAAATTCGAAATCCGGAACCAGGAGGTCTCCCCCGGCGACGACTCGCCCCTGAAACAATCGGTCTCCGAAGCCCCGGACATCACGCTGCCCTACGACTATTCGCTGTTCCGGATCGAATACGCCTCGCTGAACTACCGGATGCAGCCGAGGCTCAACTATACCTATATTCTGGAGGGATACCAAAGAGACTGGACGCTGGCCGGCAACATCCGGAGCGCCACCTACTCGAACGTCCCGCCCGGGCATTACCGGTTCAAGGTCCGCTGCTATGCGGAGGACAACCCCAACATGAACGACGAACGGTCGCTGGCCATCACCATTCTGCCTCCGCCGTGGAAAACCACCTGGGCCTACATCGGTTACGTCATTCTGGGGACGATCCTGCTTTGGACGGGCTGGAAAATCTTCTTCACGCTCTTCTCCCTGCGCAACCGCGTACGGATGGAGCGCAGGATGACCGAAATGAAACTGCGTTTCTTCACCAACATCTCCCACGAACTGCGCACCCCGCTTACGCTGATTCTCGGCGGCATGGAAGAGGTACAGAAACGGGAACGGCTCTCCCCCCGCAGCGAAAGCAACCTCGCGCTGGCCCGCAAGAATGCCGGACGGATGCTCAACCTAATCAACCAGCTGCTTGACTTCCGCAAGATCATGAGCGACAAGATGGAGCTGCGGGTGAGCCGCACGGAAGTGACGGAACTGGCCCGGGGCGTACTGGCCGACTTCGAAAGTTCCGCCCATGAACGAAGGATCGAACTGACGGCCGACCTTCCGCCCGCCGGCCTGCAGGCATGGATCCACCGCTCTCGGATCGAAAGCGTGCTGAACAACCTGCTGGCCAACGCCTTCAAATTCACTCCCGACGGAGGCCGCATCACCCTTTCGGTCGAACACCCGGAAGGGTCTCCCGAATTCACCGTCACGGTGAGCGATACGGGTATCGGAATTCCCCGGGAGAAACAGTCCTACATCTTCGAACCGTTCGCACAGGTGGAGAACAAAATGAGGACCGGTCCGGGCAGCGGCATCGGACTGGCCCTGTGCAAGGAGATCATGGAGCTGCATCACGGTTCGATCCGGGTGGAAAGCCGTCCCGGTGCGGGATCGCGTTTCATCCTCACGCTGAAAATGGGCAATGCCCATTTCAGCATGGAGCAGATCGACTTTACGGACGGAAACCGCGCCTACCGCACCACATCGGAATACCTTACCCTCAGCGACGATCTTCCCGGCGGGCTGAACCGGAACGAACCGACCGCCCCGGCCGACGCACCCCGCGTACTGCTCGTGGAGGACAACCGCGAACTGCGAATCTTCCTCTACAACCAACTTTCGGAGACGTTCCGGGTAACGGAAGCCTCCGACGGTGCCGAAGCCCTCGTCCGGATCGGAGAGGAGGAACCCGACATCGTGGTCACCGACCTGATGATGCCGAACATGGACGGTCTCGAACTGGTGGGACACATCCGCGACAACTTCGCTACGAGCCACATCCCGATCGTGATGCTCACGGCCAAGACGACCATCGGAAGCCGTCTCAAAGCCATGCGTTACGGAGCGGACGACTACCTGACCAAACCGTTCAGCATCGAACTGCTCCAGGCCCGTATCGACAATCTGATCGCCCAGCGACGCAAACTGTTCGAGAAATTCACGAACCTGCGGACAGACGCCCCTGCCGGGGAGTCACCGGAGACGGAAACACCCCGGAAAACGGTCGATCTGTCGCCCGCCCGGATCGTCGTGACCGACCGGGACGAAGAGTTCCTGAAGGAAGTGACCGGATGGATCGAACACAACATGGACGACCCGGAACTGACGATCGACCGGCTCGCCTCCCACGTCGGACTGGGACGCACCACCATGTACAACAAGCTCAAGAGCCTTACCGGAAAATCCCCCGTCGAGTTACTGCGCGAATACCGTCTGGCCCGGGGACGGATGCTGCTCGAATCGGGACAGGTCTCCGTCTCCGAAGCGGCGTACAAAGTGGGCTTCTCCGACCCGGGATATTTCAGCAAATGTTTCAAGGAACAGTACAAAGTCTCTGCGGCCGACTTCCTGAAACAGGTCAAAACCCGAAATCACTCATCCTAA
- a CDS encoding glycoside hydrolase family 28 protein, translating into MKRIFFLILPLFAALSGAGAAREWTTLCPAIEREISVPAFPDRTFSIVDYGAVPDDPKALNHGAIGRAIEACHEAGGGRVLIPAGVWHTGPLTLRSGVDLHLEAGATLLFATDPALYPPVLTRWEGIDCYNLHPLIYAYGERNIAVTGKGEIDGGAGPDNWWSMKGQTRYGWREGMVSLRTGRPKLLEWSERNVPVEERVLTPEDGLRPQLINFYRCENVLIEDVTLTRSPFWVIHPLMCTGLTVRGVQIHTFGGPNCDGCDPESCRNVLIENCFFDTGDDCIAIKSGRNADGRRAGLPSENIIVRDCRMKNGHGGVVIGSEISGGFRNLFVERCTMDSPELERVIRIKTNDCRGGVIENIFVRDVEVGRCKEAVLKVNLNYEPEEKCSRGYFPVVRNIRMERVHCGESRYGVLIDAYADRLNVSDIRIEECRWDRVPEGNRVIGQTRNIEYRNLRIDGKAVE; encoded by the coding sequence ATGAAAAGGATTTTTTTTCTGATCTTGCCGTTGTTTGCGGCCCTTTCCGGGGCAGGAGCCGCAAGGGAATGGACGACGCTCTGTCCCGCCATAGAACGGGAGATTTCCGTCCCCGCTTTTCCGGACCGTACGTTCAGTATCGTCGATTACGGCGCCGTGCCGGATGACCCGAAGGCGCTCAACCACGGAGCGATCGGCCGGGCGATCGAGGCTTGCCACGAAGCGGGCGGAGGCCGGGTGCTGATTCCTGCGGGTGTGTGGCATACAGGGCCGCTGACCCTGCGGAGCGGAGTGGACCTGCATCTCGAAGCCGGGGCCACGCTGCTGTTTGCTACCGATCCGGCCCTTTATCCTCCCGTGCTGACCCGTTGGGAGGGAATCGACTGTTATAACCTTCATCCGCTGATCTATGCCTATGGGGAGCGGAATATTGCGGTGACGGGGAAAGGGGAGATCGACGGGGGAGCCGGTCCCGACAACTGGTGGTCCATGAAGGGACAGACCCGCTACGGATGGCGGGAGGGGATGGTTTCCCTGCGGACGGGGCGTCCCAAACTGCTGGAATGGAGCGAACGGAACGTGCCCGTGGAGGAGCGGGTGCTGACCCCGGAGGATGGGTTGCGGCCCCAGCTGATCAATTTCTATCGGTGCGAGAACGTGCTGATCGAAGATGTCACGCTGACGCGGTCCCCGTTCTGGGTGATTCATCCGCTGATGTGTACCGGGCTGACGGTGCGCGGGGTACAGATACACACCTTCGGGGGGCCCAACTGCGACGGGTGCGATCCCGAGTCGTGCCGGAACGTGCTGATCGAGAACTGTTTTTTCGATACGGGCGACGACTGTATCGCCATCAAGTCGGGGCGCAACGCCGACGGACGGCGGGCGGGGCTGCCCAGTGAGAACATCATCGTCCGCGACTGCCGGATGAAGAACGGACACGGGGGCGTGGTAATCGGCAGCGAGATTTCGGGCGGTTTCCGCAATCTGTTCGTGGAGCGCTGTACGATGGACAGTCCCGAGCTGGAGAGGGTGATCCGGATCAAAACCAACGATTGCCGCGGCGGTGTGATCGAGAATATCTTCGTGCGGGACGTGGAAGTGGGCCGCTGCAAGGAGGCCGTGCTCAAGGTCAATCTGAATTACGAGCCGGAAGAGAAGTGTTCGCGGGGCTATTTCCCCGTGGTGCGCAACATCCGTATGGAGCGTGTACATTGCGGGGAGAGCCGGTATGGCGTATTGATAGATGCCTATGCCGACCGGCTGAACGTCTCCGACATCCGCATCGAAGAGTGCCGCTGGGACCGTGTTCCGGAAGGAAACAGGGTGATCGGGCAGACCCGGAACATCGAGTACCGGAATCTGCGGATCGACGGGAAAGCAGTGGAGTGA